Part of the Pagrus major chromosome 9, Pma_NU_1.0 genome, ATCTTGGGTTCAACTAAGCAGGTTTAATCAGAAAATTATAAATGGAACATGGAGACGTAAAGTTAGTGAATTGAGCAGCATGAAACTTcttgtcattttctctctcacgTGTCACAACTCTTGCCTTATGGCGACTCTAAGGGGGCACACTACTTTTTTGTACTCTCTGGTGGgggccttttaaatcacaatgttatgATGGTACAGGGCTCAGAAGTTAACGAATGTCAGCCATCGGTGATGGATGATGGCATCATCTATCGGCCCAACACAATCCCTGATCAGTCACATTGGAATCATCCTATGAAGGGTTCTCTTAATGAAGCCCAGTGtaagttcaatcaggaagactatcttttcattcacctctctccctgctccctccaGTCAGGGGCGGTTTCTCATATGGGCAGTATGGGCAGCCGCCCAGGGCGGCATGAGCgcccgcaaaaaaaaaaaaaaaaaaataccgaGCGGACAGTCGCCCACAGTAACCGGCTCTGTAGCAGCTGCCTCTGGGCCTATCTATATACCCGTACCGGCTGCCTTAAATtggtttgcattcatttcatccggttcttgtattgctcatttacacgtGAAGTCAACTTTGTCATGTTGCCGTGTGAGGAATGGGCGGCTGGGcgccctctgttttgtaaaggtgcgtctgctgctgctgagaaagtctCACATACAGAGGttaaggaagaagaggaggggaaggggggAAAGGTTCGcctctggacctcagctctcctACTGGTGCGGGGAGCggtgaagcaggggattcagaatcacaatcagaatcagaattcctttattagtcccgaAAACGGAgaaatttgtgcgtcacagcagccaaaggacagttcaatataacaataagcaatactaatagtaaaaaatacTAGCTAGGACCGTCACTGCCTCCAGTCACCTGAACATGGGTGTTTCATGTACTCCCTCTcatttaaccaaccagattCTGCCACAAACACTATCAGCCAACTAGagaaggcaagttctgaagaGCTTGAGGTTGTGAATGCTACCTGTTGAGAAGCTGACGCCAAATGTGCATTGCTGGCTGTGAAAACCCTGAATAATGTCaagaatatataaaatatgtttttgaagaGCTGACGCTAAATGCTTATTGGTGGCTTTGAAAATTAATAATGTCCAGAATAtctaaaaactgtgaaataaattaGGGTTTGGCCAAATTGAGTTGGtggctttaatttattttaaatctaaTCAGAAGAAAATGAAGCATAGGTGAGAATGAAGgattaaaaatagaatagaagCTGTGAGCCAAACTGCAATGCTGGCTTGAATTTGTGTCAAAAAGCAGCTGATGGAGTATGAAGAGATGTTACAGTGAGAATGAATCAAATACTGTGAATGACAGTGTCACTGAATGACGATGATTGGGaaaatttaaatatgtaaatggaaaagttgaatattttcaaaagTTTTAATGGGATTTGAAAGATGAATACAACCTTGAATGTATACAAATTGTggaatatttcagagtttgaatggagtttgtaTCTGGAAGTGTGAATGACTAGATAAgctttgaaaatgcttgaaaaagtgtgaaaatgtgggaTTTTTTGAACAATCTGTCATCTGCTTGAATGggaaaaaatggctgaaaaaagTTGAATATCTCTGAAATTATGAATGATTTCAATGAGAAAAATAGACGCGGTCGATTGCTAACTGAGACTAATATTTTAGTGTTTGAATGGATTGAATACATTGAAAACGTGGAAGGAGTTAGCGGTCAAAATATCAGACCCAGAAGatataatagtaaaaataaagaattccGTGTGCAGAAGAACATATGTCGTGAATGCCTCCAGCATTCACCAGTTATGTAtctgctgtcaaacttaaaaccgctctcctctctgctgtcagctgtcatttcaggtATTTGTGcgaccctcctcctccagctcttcatccagTGGCTAGGCTCTACTCACCAGAAACAACTCCCCTGTCAACAGAACTCCAGGatcttcttcctccatcaccaccaccagtgtctccaCTCCATCAAGGGGTTTCCTATTCTacacacagcttcatcacctccccaaATATTACTTCATCACGATGGAGTCTAACCGCCAAAGACTCTCATTCTTTTTGTACACATGGCAATAAATTTTCATGTTCACTCAAAAAAATACAAGTTTCTCCTGATTGAATGGCCAGTATGAGCAGGAAGAACGATTACAGCAAGCACAACTTGTTTCAATGTACATATTGGCACCTTactatttattatatttaataacatAACTTGTACTTGATTAAAACAGTCTGAATAGATATGATATGTCAAAATAAGGATTAAAATGAACATTCTCgatggaaacatttttaataatgtgggagatattaaaggaatagttcaacgTTTTGAGATATAGTTTTATAGTCTTTCTAGCCACGAGTAATATGAGAAGATTCATATCACTCTCTTGTTTATacaataaatatgaagctacagccagcagctggttagcttagctttgcataaACACTGGAGCTGTCCACAGGGGCTGGTTGCCCGCTATTCATGACTTGTcatttttatactttgtttttgtgctgagTAAACAAACACGATGTAACATATTTTGAGTGAGTTTCACAGGagctggtaggcagattttgttccTTCTGGACACAGCCAGGCTGTTTAttccagtctttatgcaaaTGCaagctaactgtctgctggCTGCAGCTTTGTAGTGTACTTATAGTGGtatttctcatctaactcttgtcAAGTACGCATATTTCTCAAGATGTCTAAGGAGTCCTTTCAAAATACACCTATATAATAAAATTCAGTTACATACAGTGCATCTTGTGTGTAGGTGTACTCCAGCTTGCCTTTTCTCCAAAGGGACTTCACCGTGACCACGATATCAATCTTATCATCTAACTCTTAGCAAGACAGTGAAGTTGCAGTGTAGCATAGTTCCAGAAATGAAGACTTTCACATTAAATTCACATTAACATGTACCAGACTTCTTATGGTAATGACCGCAAAGCTCATTGGGGGAAAATTGGGGTCAACAAGAAAACATGACTTCAGGAGCTAGACCCAGTTGTACCTTAAAACTAACAAATACCCttcaaatgtaatgtatttgAAAAGCCACAAGAAGTGACGGAGTGCAGTGATGAGTCCCTGTTTCTTCAGAAGTCAACCATCCAGTTGCTGGAATCTGAACTAGCTGGAAGCCTGCCAGGGACTTCCAGTATAGAGAACATTACAAGGGGATGTGATGAAGGCGTGAATAACTCTTTCTAGGTATATATCAGACAGGAACATCTCATTCATCCTTAGAAAGCAAAGAACTGCATCATTCATGCTGGTCAAGGCAGAGACCACTGACACCTCCTGGTCACtaacactgagaatggacttttcagagagacatcttgtgtcctgCTGTTAAGCTTTCCttaaaggaccagttcacccaaaaatgaaaattcagtcactatctcctcacccccatgaTGATGAAAgacatttgtggagcttcacagaaaaatcGCATTGCATCactctcctgaacaactgaagtaccTGGGGACtggtttcaaaaaaaaaaaaaaaaaaagagagagagagagagagagagagagagagagagagacagcaacAACCAAAAAGTAAAATGGCTCTAACAGGTTGTCAGGCATAGCCCAAGTCTCCAGTAGCCCCAAGGTGAAAAGCccgctaatgcttttagcttagcagctacagtgaagattttggcttaaaaaagggtgaCTTACACCGACTTACAGTTCGAACTgccattttaaatcaagtccccagctacttcagttgtttaggagaatgctgcaaaactgttttactgtgaagctccagtaatgttttgtggactacgaaacttcacctgactttccatcagcatggagggaggagatgatgactgagttttaatgtttgaacagtgaattgttcctttaaggCAAGTTATTATTTTAAGCAGAGCATTTTATGCCTTGAAACATGACTGGAGGGGGTCTGTAGggaaaatgtgatgaagtgcCTCATCAGTTTAAATCTTAATATtaatgcatttcatttcatttacgTGACGTGTTTTGTTTATGAAAATAACCGTTTCTAATCCATGGATTAATTCTGGTCCCAAATGAATACAACAATATGTTGAGTCTGTTTCTATGTATGtgataacaacatttttttctttttttgttgtcaagTCAGACTTAACTCATCTTCATTGTTCATGGGCGTGTAAACTGATGACTGATGGTTCAGTTGACTTCTTCTCTACATCGCTGCTGTGTtgagcactcagtgagtctCAGTGCGCTGAGTGTGTGTCACCAGGGGTGTGGACGCCCAGAAGGGGTGGATCACGTGTTCATGCCTTTTTGTCAAGAGCCTCTGGATCCATAAAGGGATCGCTTTTACCTGTCGTGCGCTCAGGTCGATCTGGTTGCCTGTCTTGTTTCAGCCTTTCCCGTCTGCCTAGCTGAGCACCGAAGGatccctctgattggctgcggAAGGAAACGAGCGCTCTCAGCCCACCCACCGCTGATTATAGGGACTCTTCCTCGCAATCTCAGTTTCGTTACTTGCATTGAGTCTGGGACCTGGCCCCGGGGCTGAACGGCACATACAGAGCACACATCATGGCAGCTACCCACAGCGAATACAGAGGCTACCTGCGGAGCACCGTCGACATGGAGGCAGGGCAGCACCGCTTCCACCCGGTGCAGAGCTCGGAGCCCACATACCGGCCGCTCCTGTTCGGGACCCTCGCTGTTATGGGATTGCTTCAGGTGGCTTCCAGCGTTGCGATCTTATTACACCTGACAGGTTATCTGCAGGAGGTAGGCTCAATATGACACTGTGTGGTCTGCTTGGCTATGGCACACTTTGCAAAGTCATCCACTGTCGTCAGCATGTATGTAGGTTTACTCAGGCTTTGGTGCAGTGTGTAAATATTTATCTACAAATCCTTTCAACAAGTCTCTACTCGGCTTCATGCGAGTTAAGATAGTCCAGCAGTAGGCCTATGTACGTAATTTTATAATGCCATAAAAATGGCAGAGGAGGTTTCCAGCGCTATATAAAGTTGGCGGTGTGTGCTCTTAGAAGTCAAGTAGGTGTAAGAAGTGAAAAAAGAATGTTAACATGCAGCCAGTTGTGCAGTTTTGTGCGCCAAGGTTCGGTGCGCTCTCTTTGATGGCGCTGCGCTCTGGCGCCTGATAGATACCATCTCAAAAGCCCCGGTGAAGTTTTCCACGGAGATTAGTGATTTCAGCGAGATATCCTGTGAGGGCTGCTGCTCGAATCAGAGCGTCGTGAATCCGCGTTGAACAGATAACATCTGTAAATACATATGTCAGTCTTGCTAGATGACTTGTTTGCACAGTACAGATGTTTTCACTTGAGGCTCTCAGGCTGCAGTTTCTCTTGTGCATGTTTACATGCCATCCGGGGGTTTTATTTGTAATTCATATTTGTCAGAAGTTGTAAACTTTTGAGCGTAAGCAGAGCTGTTTTTCAAGGAGTCTGGAGGCAGGAAAGTCTGGCGAGCTCAGTGAAGACTGGATGTTATAACTTGCTGGTCTGACAGTGCAAAGTCAGAGATGCTATCAAAATACATATGTGCCTACATGGTCCATTGCTTTTTGTCTTTGCCATCGTGTAGGCTGCGTGTCTGTGATCTTGTAGAATAACATTTACGTTCTGCCACAGTTGTTTTTCTTACTTTATGGCGGTTTTGGAGTTGAATAATTGTCATGTTTCAACAAGTCAAGAGAACCGACCGCATGTCCGCTCTGTCAGGATGCTCTAAGTTCACCTGGGGAgcatctgtctctctttttctgtttgccTCAGTCTCttgctcagtgtttgtgtgttaaatttCTTTGGCTTGTCTTTGGCATAAACACATTGCAGTGTGGTAGTAGCTAGTTATGTACTGGATGTGAGCCAGgcggaaaaaaataaataaaagggaGAGAGGCAAAGGAGTAAAAACCCCAGGAACAGCAGCCAAAAAGAGAGACAGTGTTCAACTTAATAGCTGTTATCATATTTGTGTCATGACAGTTTGACAGTATGACAGAGGGATGCGGGTCCAGATCTTTAAGAGTGATTGGAGCATTCCTCGAATACCCAGCAGCATGAGATGCCCTCCTTTGGAATAACACGCAGCCCTTTTTCCAACTTTGATGACAGCTGCATATGGTAGCACTTTTAGATTGAGTCAGGAGTTGTGCTGACTGAACCGTTGGCGGTGTGTTGGCACTTAACTGTCATCTGCCCTCAACACCTGTAGAACTtcctggagatggagaggagagctgaAATCTGCACAGCGCCATGCCTATGTGGGAATGTGCTGATTGGGACAGGTTTAAAAACGCTGCTGTGATTTGAACATGAGGGCTAAAGTgactttttattgttgtgtgtctttgtgcatcGGGCTGCGTGCATACATGAAAGCCTTGTGgtcattttctttaatattatACACATGAAATCATTCAGAAAGAGCAGGAACCAGTGCTCAGTCTTCAAATCACTTTGACTTTCTTCTGCTGTGGTGGAATGCAGAGTGACATGCGGAAAATAActtaacccccccccccccccccccccacacacacacacacacacacacacacacacacacacacacactgtaaaatatttctCCTACTCACACCTGTCAGAGATACATTCTCATTGCAGATTTCATTCAAGATGCATAACTcgtatttttacatttctctcTGACCTCGGCTCCTGTATTTCTGTCTCCAGGTAGATTTGTCCACAGCCCCACATCGGCCAATTGAGGTGAGTTTGACTCCAGGCAACACTGCAGCACATCACAGCTTCTGACTGGAGCACAGTACACTCATACAAATGGCATTTTAACAGATTTACTTCCTGCTACGACACTATAGGCGTTTCTGTGATCTTTGATATTAATAGCAAAACTACAACACTTAGTTACTTACCATTAAACATCAGGACTGATTCCATCGTTTCAATTTCTGGGAATGACAAATGGAATGACAGGAGACTTTGTCTGAGATGCTCTGATCAGTCTTGGACATCACTAAACTGTGGTGAAACAAAGTTTAACCTGAAATTAATGTCTCATAAACCGAAAGCTGTCATGCTTGAAGCATACCTGGAATTTCCTCTTGTCACTACCAAGGGGGAAGTACAGCACATGCAATAATGTGGTTAGCAGCACCATATCAATGAGACAATCATTTGAAAGTTTGCACATAGTAGTCATGATATTCCCATGGGTGTGTTTTCAGTACATaccacagcttctgtaaagcAAGCCCCAAACCATAGGTGGTCACACAGGCTGGAGAGAGGTCAGACCACAGCAGGATAAACACCTTTCTGCCTTCAATATACGGTCAAACAGCTTATCATTTAGGATTTTTCCACAAGTTTTGAGTAGTTGCTTACTGACACTGTGCACAGATAGTTTACTGCATCAACTGTTCGTGAGTAACTCATCGGCGTCAGTGGTTGCGGCGCTCCTTCAATTATCAGCAGTAGCATGAGAGAGTTGTAAAATAGGAATTCTTAATTGCTGAAGTCATATTGTTTTTCCTAATCCCTCTTTGGAGGTCACCGCCTGTTTTTTGGCACAGGTTTCACAGAGCAAAAGCAAAATCCATCCAGGaagtaaaacaacacagaataaAGGCACAGCTTTGCTTCACTGGTGTTTAGTTTCCCATAATGCTTTAATTTCCTTTGAaattatgtatttgtgtttgcCCTGGGTATCCCTGGTGGAGTACTTACACAAACCACCCAGTCTGTCTTGGACTGAGGAGCTCATTGTGTCGTTGGCCCTCGGCTGTTTCCCATGGAGTGCGGGCAGACGTGCTGGGAGCTTTATGAGGTGTCAGGGTGACAGGTCCACTTGGCCCACACTGTGTTGTGTTAGGGTCAGCTGTGAGACCACCGGTGCTCTCTGCTGACAGTCGAGGGGATTTGCTAGAGAGCAGGCCTCAGTGGACAGCTGTCAGTTTTGTACTCTCTGATGTGAGGCAGGATGTGCTGACCCGGCCCACACCGGGTTGGGTCTGTGGTCAGTGCGTTCTCGAGAGTGGTGAGAACACAGGACCATGAATCAGACACAGCTCATGAACTAAAATGTTTACAGTCTGTGGAGATCTGTACAACTGTGTCAGAAGAAGGTCTGACTGATGCAGtatcaaacacaaagagacGATCTGCTTTGGTGGCCAAGCTTTGAGTGAGAGGACTTTTGTTCTAGTGAAGCATTGTAGAAACCACTCATCAACATAATGGAGACAGTGAATGATGTATGCGGTGTGTAGTTAAAGGGCTGAGCTGAAGCCTGCATGCACTGTGGTATTCCAGGACCAGGCATGTGAAATCAAGTCAGCAGCTGAATGTGTATTTAGAGGCAGACATTTGTCCCGCATGTAGCAACTCCCTCTGGTGCAGAGTGATTGCCACCGTGCAACACTTTAATTCTAGATCACACTGTATCTCAGGAAGCTGCCAAGCTGCTGCTTCTTTGTTTAAGTAATCTCTTCTCTCTGGTTAAAGAGGTATGACGTGGTCCCGCCACAAATCAAGATAGATACCACAACGTAGGGCCAATTGCAAGCACGTTCACAATTACTTTGTAGCCTTGGCAAGGTGATGTTTACCCCTCTCTCATTCCAAGTCGCTGCGctataaacatgtttgtgtagCAAATTGTTTTTGGAGGACAGACAGTGCTAATCTTAGTTTGAGAGCCGTGCAAATTTGTCTGGATTTGGGTTGTGAATAAATACTTCATGGTAATATTAGCACAGCACAGGTGCAGTATTGCGAAAGCATGTTAATGGTGTTGATGCGACTGGCAATAGAGTTGAGTTTGTTTGGAATGTGCTCCGAGGCGCTGTGTGTGGTTTCTAAGTTGGTGTGTTTAAAATTTCTATCCATTTCAACACTTTCCATTTCCccgtgtttttccttttttaggCGGTGGCTCAGAGTAAGGGTGAGATGATATTGCCAGGATACCTGAGATTATTGGATAGGAGGAAATTACTCTGAAACcataaaacaagttaaacacatttacagtaaggtataataaaaatgtatgtatgtatacattcACAAGCTTGTACAGACTCATGTTGTACTGATTtaatttacagttttacagcatCCAAAAAGTTGTCTTACCTAAATCACTAAAGGGTCTTTTTCCAAGGAACTTACAAAATGGtacaagtttaaaaatgttatttcactTGTCCGGAGATCTCCTGTGTGAGTGAGAAGATagaggcagaaaacaaaacactcacacatctGGCATGGGATTAAAATATCAGGCTTAAGAGAGTTGGCAGCTCCGGTGCAGTAACTGTTTACTTGCTTGGAAACCATGTTTTCGTTGAGTGTATATGCTCTGTCTTGCCTGAGGATGACAGCCCAGCTCAGACTGTGTATGGCGGCGTCATTGGCCTTGAATAGAATCAGCACTTGGGGCTGAATACAGTCCAGATACTTTTTTGAGCCAAATCCGTGAGAAGCGCAGTCTATCTGAAAGGTTACACTCACTAGGAGGCCTCTCTGTCACTGCCTCCGGCCCCAAGTACGACCACGGCTGGAATAAGAAGATAGGCTAGCCAAAAAGAATGGataatacacacagacatgcagtcAGTGTACGCTCATCCATTTACTGTcttcagagacacacacataatccCATACAAGCAGACGATTATTAAAAGAGACAGCAGAGCAAAGCTGTggtaaaatatgtcaaaatcCTATCGTTGCTTTAAGAGAAAGtcatttgtgtgcgtgtgtgtgtgtgtgtatgggggtGGTGGTGTGGGGTTTAATTGCTGATGTCTCTTTACTGATGTGGGTCTAAGTTTCAAATTGGGCAACTTCTCCGAGTAGCAGAcgttacacaacacacacacacacacacacacacacacacacacacacacacacacacacacacacacacacacacacacagtaaaatcATCTGtcatttaatgtttgttaaatgagctttttctgttttcttcaggAAGTACAGACGGAGCCAGTGCTGAACGCTctgagagacacgaggaaaccTAGTAGACGGTGCAAAACTCAAAAAGAGAGCCTGCCGTCAGCTCATCTACAAATCAGAACACATCAAGAGTCCCTAAAGAGTAAGTCCACATCAATTACCATCCTACTGAAATTGCACTAGAAACCCTAACCTGTCAATCTTGCTTTGTTACAAACACAATGTAGCTATTTGGTTACAGCTGATTTCGCCAGCTCTTCCCAAGTTTACTATCACTGTCAACATACGTAATTAGAAcgactacacagccaacagtcacATAAGTGATGTTTCGTTAAACACTCACTGAAACCAATAACAAAAACCTTGTAGAGCCAGACTAGCATATTCGCTAGCTCAAAAAACTCCTTTAGCTGCCAGTATATTCAGacttgtgattttcaccttaTTTCATACCTTTTCTGTGCCAAGGTGAAGGCCATGTTGGTGACGTATATTGAGCAAGACGATGTAGTGCACTGAGCGAATGTACACAAAATGAAATGGTCCTTTAATATCTTCACAACACTGTGACTTTTTTAACTTGTTAAGCTATCTTTAAAtggacaaacatcatatgtgtaatcCATGGTACAATTCAGACACGGTCAAAAATTAATTTGACTCTTGCCATTAACTactatatttgtatatatatgtgtgtgtgtgtatgtgtgtgtgtgtatatatatatgtatatatagacatgtgtgtgtgtgtatatatatatatatatatatatatatgtatatatatatgtatatatatatatatatatgtatatatatatatatatatatatatatatatatatatatatatatatatatatatatgaaatatatctGACTCAGCATGATAAAATACTGTTTCTTAATAATGTAGGATGGGAAGATtatatttcataaaaataacacaacatacctcaaattacaaaacataaacaatcaaATAATGCTAGGTTAGCATGATTGGATATTACCCATTCATTTCTGAACTGCATCAGTActaacactgaaacacacattgTCCATGTATGCACTAAACAAAGTCATAACtatagtttaatttattttttattgaaaaaaggaTTAGTAGTTATGGCTAGTATGTAATTTGCACCCTTTTAAACAATAACACTTGGAAGTTATGGTGCAACTTGTGATGCTACagctacttcctgttttatctgTTGATTCTCAACAACGCTACAAATGTTTGCTAGCATCTACACAATACTATGTTTTAATTTGACAAGCAACCCAGTGAATCACAAGTTAGAAGAGAGGTTAGTTAGTTAGAAGAACTTACAAAGGGCTTTACACATAATTCTCTGTGTGGATTGTTTTACGTTAACCAAAGAAAAATGAATAGATGAATATAAATTGACCAAAATCTCTTGTTTTATGCTTGCCATGAAGAGGGTGAGCCGAAGGCCATCACCATTGACTGGGACGATGTGCATGATTACCGCCACAAAATGGGCTACGAGAAGGGAAAGCTGCTGGTGATGGAGTCAGGCTTCTACTATGTTTATGCCAAGACCTGCTTCCGCTACTACAAGATTGGACAAGAGGACAGCAGTCAGCAGGTCCCAGTGGATGTTAGCAACACCCAGCTTATCCAGTATGTCCTACATGAGAGCATCAATAAGAGGAGCAAGGCTTTCGAGCTGATGAAGACGGGCAGCACCATGCGCTGGAACAACACGAGTTATAATATGTACTGTGCTCAGCAGGGCCGAGGGGTTCGACTGGAGCAGGGAGACGCcttgtttgtgaatgtgtcTAATGCTTGGATGCTGGACCTGGAGGGAAAAGGGACGTATTTTGGGGCCATAAAGTTGGGTAATTGAGATTTAAACATGTAGGGAGCGGACATGCTACTGAA contains:
- the tnfsf11 gene encoding tumor necrosis factor ligand superfamily member 11, with product MAATHSEYRGYLRSTVDMEAGQHRFHPVQSSEPTYRPLLFGTLAVMGLLQVASSVAILLHLTGYLQEVDLSTAPHRPIEEVQTEPVLNALRDTRKPSRRCKTQKESLPSAHLQIRTHQESLKKGEPKAITIDWDDVHDYRHKMGYEKGKLLVMESGFYYVYAKTCFRYYKIGQEDSSQQVPVDVSNTQLIQYVLHESINKRSKAFELMKTGSTMRWNNTSYNMYCAQQGRGVRLEQGDALFVNVSNAWMLDLEGKGTYFGAIKLGN